From the genome of Colletotrichum higginsianum IMI 349063 chromosome 4, whole genome shotgun sequence, one region includes:
- a CDS encoding Aminotransferase class I and II gives MMPIENALPPSRRGQKGIRSDMMTDLRKRLEENPYDLEKNPKGIIDLGSAVNDLMLDDLSGWTKRNIKKGQLKSSEYPSHWSHSLLRWTDFCRAPGCKDQQDHPSLPKVAADFMNEHFRVRLPLTSDNILAANGVTTILDSLIYNITNEGDTILIPTPSYGMFAQDVWTRNGVRVVEVPCDDIHEERFWGPPPQDDSPVQTPEVVRRLEVAIEDELSRKGRVGGIVLVNPDNPLGRCYAAHVLLQVSQLCARHKIHLIVDEIYAISAGDRFSSVLSLGLDVNFRNVHVLWGLSKDFGLSDLRVGFLATYNSQVYEAMRALTMFGQVSSFSATVAATLLSDTKYLRNHYLPSFRRRLDKRRKMVEETLDNYEIPHVKPEAGFFVFVDLFKWVELYLQKHGKGGDLAFLEYLMKQRVFLEPGQALFSQRTGWFRLNFGGEKESFKLGLQRLLHCLRLLDGQEHHEPFTQAPELYFPPPKAMAHFLAV, from the exons ATGATGCCCATCGAAAACGCCCTGCCGCCATCTCGCCGAGGTCAGAAGGGCATCCGGTCAGACATGATGACCGACCTTAGGAAGAGATTGGAAGAAAACCCTTACGACCTCGAAAAGAACCCCAAAGGCATAATCGACCTCGGATCTGCTGTCAACGACCTAATGCTTGATGACCTGTCCGGGTGGACAAAACGGAACATCAAGAAAGGCCAGCTGAAGAGCAGTGAGTATCCATCACATTGGTCCCATTCCCTCCTCAGATGGACTGACTTCTGTCGAGCTCCTGGCTGTAAAGATCAACAGGACCACCCAAGCCTACCGAAAGTCGCTGCTGATTTTATGAACGAACACTTTCGAGTCCGCCTCCCACTTACCAGCGACAACATTCTGGCGGCGAACGGTGTGACGACAATACTGGACAGCCTCATCTACAACATCACCAATGAAGGAGACACAATCCTCATCCCCACACCCAGTTACGGCATGTTTGCCCAGGACGTCTGGACAAGGAACGGCGTACGTGTCGTCGAAGTACCATGTGACGACATCCACGAAGAGCGGTTCTGGGGCCCCCCACCACAAGATGACAGCCCCGTCCAGACCCCAGAAGTGGTCAGGCGTCTTGAGGTCGCGATAGAGGACGAGCTGAGCCGGAAAGGCAGAGTCGGAGGCATCGTCCTGGTCAACCCCGACAACCCGCTGGGCCGATGTTACGCCGCCCACGTGCTGCTGCAAGTGTCGCAGCTTTGCGCAAGGCACAAGATTCATCTGATCGTTGATGAGATATACGCAATCAGCGCTGGGGATCGCTTTTCAAGCGTCTTGAGCCTCGGTCTTGACGTCAACTTCAGAAACGTCCATGTCCTCTGGGGTCTAAGCAAG GATTTCGGTCTCAGTGATCTCAGGGTCGGCTTTCTGGCAACGTACAATTCGCAGGTTTAcgaggcgatgagggcgtTAAC CATGTTTGGGCAGGTGTCGTCCTTCAGTGCAACAGTGGCAGCGACTCTGTTGTCTGACACAAAGTACCTGAGGAACCACTACCTACCGTCattccgccgccgcctggacAAGAGACGAAAGATGGTCGAGGAGACACTCGATAACTATGAGATCCCACACGTCAAGCCAGAAGCtggcttcttcgtcttcgttgACCTGTTCAAGTGGGTGGAGCTGTACCTCCAGAAGCACGGCAAGGGGGGCGACTTGGCTTTCCTCGAGTACTTGATGAAGCAGCGCGTCTTCCTCGAGCCCGGCCAG GCACTCTTCTCCCAACGGACCGGCTGGTTCCGGCTCAACTTtggcggcgagaaggagagttTCAAGCTGGGCCTCCAGAGACTCCTGCACTGCCTGAGGTTGCTCGACGGCCAAGAGCACCATGAACCTTTCACCCAGGCCCCGGAACTGTATTTTCCGCCACCAAAAGCGATGGCCCATTTCCTGGCTGTGTAA